The window TGTGAGTGAGCCCGCGCAGATCCGCTCTCGCGGTGTTGATGGCGACCGCACCACGGACGATGTTGGCACCGTGTGTTTTGTCGTATTCGATGAACCTATCAACGACTTTCCCGCCTGCTTGACCGACGCCGATGAGTGCGAGTTTCATAGGAGGGCTCGGTACGCAGATTCTTTGCTCTGAGATAACATAAAGCCGGCTCTCGTGACGGGGTCTCGCGTGTGCGATTGCCGTCGCGCGCGGCGAGCATCAAATCGTGACCGGAGAGAGGTGACGCGGTTCCACGTCGTTCCAGGTCACTCAGTCTGGGTCGGCTCTGAGTCTGCTGGCTCGGTGTCGTCAGTTTGTGACGACTCAGTCGGCGCGGATGGGTTGGCGTCCTCCCGTGAAGGCGTCTCGTTATCAGCTGCGGTCTCTGGGGGCTCCGGCGGCTCTAACGCGGCAATCATGAGAGTTACCGGCCGTGTCTCCCGCAGTGTGGCCCAGTCACGGTCGTCTCGCATCGCGATGAGCCCGCCAACGGCGAGGCCCACCCCGACAGCAAGTGGCGTCGTCGAGACACCACCGAGAAGGCCGCTGCCGGCGACGGCGAGGCCGACCAGCACGGTCAGGAGTCCGGCCACACGCAACGGCGCCGCACGCGTTGCGATGACCCCACGCTGCGCGACGGCGACGGCACGGGAGTCCTCGGCCGCATCGACGAGTCGATCGACGACCCAGTCGAGCACGCGCAGGAACGGGCCGACGGTCCACGTCTCGCGGAGATCGATCACGATGACCTCCGGGTCGGGCTCGGCAGTGAGCCACTGATACAGCGCCGAGTGGCGCACCCACGACGCACCGCGCGTGCTGGCGGCCCGTAATGCCGACACGAGCCGGGAGCCAGCCAGCGTGGCTGGGAGATCCGTTTCTGCGGACGCTGGCGTGCCACTATCAGACTCATCTGGAGAGTGTGTGCTCATATCGGACGCCCCCCTGTCGGAGCACGTCGGGCGAACAAGGAGACCTGTGGAGAGCGACCACGCACAAGCATCAGGTGACGCTCACCACCTCGGCTTCGATGATCCGCGTCCCGAGATCGAGCGTGATGGTGGTCCCGCCGCGGAGCGGCTCGCCTTTGAACTGGACGCCAGTGGGCGTGTCGCGCACCTGAATGTCGGCAGTGATCGTCACGTCTCGGTTGATCGGGTGGTCCACGACGTTAACACTCCCGTCCTCACCGGTGGCGATGATGAGCGACGGTTCGGTGTCGACGTCGGTAATCTCCGCCACGGGATCGGTGACCGAGCCTTCGGTCATCCCCGGGCGAATAGCGTCGGCGGTGTCGTCACGCACCTCCGTCATCCGGAGTGTGACCCGTCGCGTCGACGTTTCGCCCAGCTGGAGATCGCCGTTCACGCGTTCGATCTGGCCAGTAATGGTGTACTCGTCAGCTGGGAGTGTCAGCGACTGGCCACGCTGGAGGGGGACACCGCCGAAGCGGGCCTGGCCGCCTTCGTAGTGTGTCGTCAGATTCGTTTCGACGAGGACACGCGTGCGGGCAGGATTGTTCGTGGCGTACGTAGCGACGTCGTCGATGGTTGCGACCGTGCGGCCTGCAAGCCGTATCTCATCGCCTGGCGTGACCGCAGTAGCGGTCTCAGCGTCGAGTGTGTCGCGAACGATGACCTGTTGGCGGTCGCCAGCGAGGGCGTCGGCATCGCCGGTGTCGCGGATCTGGCCGCTCACCTCGTACTGCGACGTCTCGATAGCGAGTGTCCGGCCCAGCCGTGGTGGGGCGTTTGCGTAGGTGATCGCGTCGCCGTTGGTCTCACCTTGGAGTTCAACGCGGAGGGTGACGCCGATAT is drawn from Halorubrum sp. CBA1229 and contains these coding sequences:
- a CDS encoding DUF4330 domain-containing protein, translating into MELIDDDGDLFGVVNVVDALVVLVVLAVVVAGVALVFSNDPAPEPDTDTTYATLDMGTQPAYIVDAINEGDTYAPDDTSTITITDVHLTPRGNDIGVTLRVELQGETNGDAITYANAPPRLGRTLAIETSQYEVSGQIRDTGDADALAGDRQQVIVRDTLDAETATAVTPGDEIRLAGRTVATIDDVATYATNNPARTRVLVETNLTTHYEGGQARFGGVPLQRGQSLTLPADEYTITGQIERVNGDLQLGETSTRRVTLRMTEVRDDTADAIRPGMTEGSVTDPVAEITDVDTEPSLIIATGEDGSVNVVDHPINRDVTITADIQVRDTPTGVQFKGEPLRGGTTITLDLGTRIIEAEVVSVT